From the Eleutherodactylus coqui strain aEleCoq1 chromosome 9, aEleCoq1.hap1, whole genome shotgun sequence genome, the window GATTCGACGTTTTTACGCGCCGCATATTCGCCCCATGTGAACAGATGCATTATATAACAACGGCTCGGATGGTCGTGTATATCGGTCAGGTGTAAAAACTGCGTTACTtatgcactcatgtgaaaaaAGCCTTAGACTTAAAAAGCTTATGCATAAATCCCAGAGTCCCCCATAATTGTAGAAGACTGtagtacagcggaagtatcacgtgaacATAtggccctgcccaccgccggcgcgtcatgcgttgtattgcgcatgcgcgccggccctCCATATGGGACACGTATGGCGGATCCAGAGTGGTAAGTATGGCagttttggggggcgccgtggccgactccgctgcgatattccgctggcggagtccgtcttggccgtgggcatgagccctaacactctgcgccacgaGGCCCAGAAATCCATTGAATGAGCCTCAGCTTCAACTGCCAACTATGTCAACTCTAATTAGTCAAACATGGAAGAGAAGTAGTAAAAAAGGGGTTGTTAGTACAAGATGGTTAAACCTTCCATACTTCCCTCATCATGTCGATTGGTGTAACACTCAATCTAATTTACAGGATGAAGTAACACTGCAAAAGAACATACCTTCCAATGCAAGAGATGGGTCTGCATTCTCCAAAGGGACACTGGATAGTGGAGTGGGCCTTGATGAAGAGGGTGCTGGAAGCCATATTCCAGGAACAGTGGCGGAAACCGTGTTTTCTCCAAGAAGAGTAATTAGTTTAAATAATGGTAAGCTATTAATTAAAATGTTGTGTTTACTACTGTAACATCCCTTCAATGACCTCCTGATAATCCAGTGTGTAATAATCTAGTGTTGCACCAAATTGTGGGTGAGAGTAGCAGACAAGATATGGTGAGTAATAAGTTGATATGAAAATATGTTTCCATTCTAACCTTTGCTTTGAATCTTATTAAAGGCTACAATGTGTCAGGATACAAAACTGACACATTCTGGAAGCATCCAGAGAAGAAATCTACCTGTAAATGTATAAACTTTTCAACGCGGATGATATCCATCAGAGGCATCCGCCACAAGTATACATTGTTTTTTAATTGAAGGCTATGTCATTTTGCTCCAGCCATCTCAAGATATATCAAGCGAAGATACAAGTTAACAGAGGATAGATAATAGAGTGTACAGGAGGAATACTTTAAGAAACATAGGGATAAGAAGAAAGTGTTGCCAGGTGATATTGTTACTTTTCCATTCTTAAAACATACGTGGTTTCGGAATGTTTGGCCTCTGGAGAGTTGTACATAGTAACACTGATTGACTGTCGCACAAAACAATCTACATTACTTCTTTTATTCCAAAAGAAAAAATCTGTAATTAGACACAACATGTAAACTGGTATCCTAGCAGCACACTGACTTCATTGCCTACCACTGACCTGGCAACCTTTCAGACAATGGAGTTTTTTCTCTGTATGACTGAAGGTACTTACCTACAATACTGCATTCACTGGATGGCTATTCagttaaggctgatttacacacaacgattatcactcacgaTTCGTCCAAACGACGGCTttggagcgatcatctttgtatgtAAGTGTGTgaccatcatgcacttaccgtgcactctttGTCCgtcactgagttcagctcagcataaaagccatcgtccctgataagagggaccgcatgctgagttctccacgggcagcGATGACAAcatagttaaggcccatttacacggatcggtgatcgctaaaaaaaatgcaaatcggcaatcgttttagcgataatcggtgcgtgtaaatgggcgctgGGCATCCGCTTTTCGgacgcttttcgggcactgttagctgatcgttaaatcaagttaacctaaaaatcgtcattcacttttatcagtcattctccagctgatagcattgtttcccagtggagaacaaaggatctgagcgcagataataggctattaactgtgttcagggaaggcttcatttgcacacttaattggtatttaagtagctgagtagctaattAAATGccaattaatactttatgcaaaatgatcgctcaaagctgtcactcacactgtcgtttgcacgatctttgagcaatcatctgctggtgtaaatgggcctttataaagGTTTATTTAGGCGCAGCGATCAAtcctcaaaattcgtttaagcgATCAAAAGTGATCCATGGTTTTGATTTTAAAGAGGACTATTTAAACTTAACGATTATCTTTGGAAAATGGACGATAAACGATAATTGAACGATAGTTTATTTGAAAGACGTGTGCATCAGTGAAGGTAAAAAAATGAGGTAAAAATCATCAAAAAGACTGAGCGATTTGCATTTAAACCAAACGACAAGCGaactgccaaacgatggattttaagcagaCTGAAATGCatcgatgaacgaatagtgcacgataaCGAAAAGTGCGCCCTGGAcgtgcatttacacgtaacgattatcgctcacgtTCGAcacttttaacaaattttgagtgataatcgttgcgtctaaataggcctttagcagGCAGCCCTGGTGCAGAACAATGGACAcgtatttaaagaacagaccacctgctgttctgtaaatacatttCCTGGCAGCTGATAACCATGCAAATGATTTTAATTAGCTGGTAATGGAaattagcagctaattaacatcattagtagctaatgcaaaatgatcaaaagctgtcagtttctgctgaattttgagcgattatctttgtgtgtaaatggacctttaggcttctttctcaggagcgtatatcgggcaCCGCTATTACAATCGACCGATATCCACTACCATTTGGGGCGTAGAAGCCCCTGAAcgagtgcacaaatctaacattggcccgcctgttcagacggcatgagccccggcgcatatacgctgaggctaccatgccgtcgcccctttcccctccctgtcCCTCGCAGActaacctctgctctcctcccccttgctctttgcaatgggagggggcggggcggagctaagcgctgcccCATCCAATCTCCTTCCATTGATGGGTGCGGACAAGGGTcagggagggggcagagcctagctccacccccatcccaccccttgtccaaagcctgcaatgggaggaggcaggacagggtggggcgtagccccgccccctaccattgcaaagagcgagtggggaggagagcagagggagggagtttagtagtcacactgctaaactccctcccacctctggccgctgtcattggctcccataggagcccatgcagtggccgatgtattccagctcaaaagatagttccaggactatcttttgggcctgatatAAAAACGTCctgccaggcgcttttacatcaCGAGAATACggacatgtgatctgatgcattggcatccaatgcatcagatcacagcatatctCGGCccgctgtgaaaacggcgggccaatatacgctcgtggggaAGAAGCCTCAGGCTTCTtcgtataacagccgggcgctccaagcggggaacagctggatgcagaagacgagccgatacaccccgcttgtcttctgcatcctccgctgtatgacagccgggcgctcccagcggggaacagctggatgcagagaacaagcggccccCCCATCctctggagcgcaaggtgatcgctcattgtttgagcgatcatcctgcgatgtaaatgacaaaatgattatcgctcaaaatgagcCTTTAAACGTGCGCATCTCTTAAACCAGTAGGGTCAGACTGGAAAAGTCCATCAGGCATAGGTGATTATAATTGGTATCTTTAACGAGGAAAGAATAATTCTATTCTGAGCTAGTACCAGGAAACTTGTTTGCAATTGGTTGGAGACTTGGAAACCACAAGATAGAGAACTACATGCTGCATTTCACTCCCCTTTCCCccaattaaggctgcctgtccacgggcgtagaaGTATCCCGCcctggagcaggagccggcagacggatctccgtcggtcagcctatctgacggaTAGTCTGACCGCGGTGaaccgcagagaatcgcgacaaattgcagcatgttgcgatttgccgtccgctcgtggacagggtggctgcgctctccatagcaacactatggagagcttttactgcgttccccgtgaccggattatcgccacggagaACGTAAtgcaaactcgcccgtggacaggcagccttagtgaaaCGGCTCCCTTTAGAGCTATCCAACAACCATGCAGCATCCCTGTTAACTGGTCAGCACACAGTTGGGGTTACTAATGAGAAGTGTTTATGTATTTATTCTATGTATTGTGTGTAATATGTAGCTAGATATCATCCCAAACACAATAACAGTTCTGTACTTTCTATTTCCTGGTGTAGATATTTCTGCACTGAATGGAGAAGCGGTCACAAGAGAAAGACAAACCTCATCGGATATCTTGGAGGAGCTTATGTCAGAAGGAATACTACAGAGCCAGAGCAAGGTTGTGAAGAACGGAGAGGCGTACAATGTGCTGGTTAGTAATCAGAGATGACTTCAATAACAtgaatatatgtgctgtacattgGTTATCCATTATTTTAGGGAGATGTTATGTCAAATAAACAAAACCTTTTCAGATTTGTACCATGACATGATACTTActgcgcaaaagttttaggcaggtgtggaaaaaatgctgcaaagtaagaacttATTTACACAAGCAGGAAAATCACGAGTTCTGTGTTTGTGTGACGCTCTATGTGTGATGTCACCCTCAAGACAGTTTAACGTGTAGCGATTTTAGGAAAAAATGCCCTTTTTTGCCTTGCTTTTCCCATTGATTGAAGTCAGGAgcaaatttttttcccttaagggtgaagtcagatgaccgttttttttgcgtgcgcctatgtgcgcaaaaaaagcgcgtctaatagaaccattggtttcctatgatgtgttcacatgtcatcTTTTAtgggcgcaaaatactcgcacctgcaaaagataggacatccgtgcgtcGGGAAGGTCCATGCTACGCGTAAAGATTTCCTGCGGGGAGTccactcattactgaacactgtgactgcattgtcacagtgttcagtgatgataggactccccgcgaggatgaaggaatcccctaccacagctgtgacggctgtggcagaggaccgcgatgccatcccattgctttcaattgggccgctGATCGCTAACCCCTGCTgtgtctgtgacagctgcagcaggggattccttggatgtgaaacaacCTGGTTGTTgtcacatctaggggtttcaccttgtgcaggtgtggcagggggttccttcatccctgcggggagtccccttgtcattaaATACTGTGACAGCGCGCAcagatgttctatcttttgcaggtgcaagtattttgcgcctgtaaaggacggacatgtgaacactacatagggaaccaatggttctatcagacaggCTTTTTTTGCGCTTATAGGTGCGTGCAAAAAAccgctcgtctgacttcgccctaaagTATCAAAATCCCTTCAAACATGGAGAGGCTTATATGTAGATATCAACATAGCATTTAGTATACTGTGTGGAGATATAAAACAGTAATTTACTTCCTATATAGACTCTTGTATATAAAGCTATAATGGTATTTACACCAAGAAGCTGGGATAGTATTTGTCAGTAAATGTAATTGTGACTAACTGTAGGTGGACACACCAGCAAAACCATTGCGAAAACCCCCGGCAAAACtggaaaaactgaaaattatAAAGACGAATGACAAAAGCCTTACAAAGGAGGACATTGAAGCCAAAATGAAGGctgcggaagaaagaagaaaggtagGATTCCAGAAAAGAATGATATGGCAATGTTAGTGGTAAAGGGGCATCCTGTCGGCCTCCATTGTTTTCACAGATGATAGCGGGTATTAGGAAAATACCGGAGACTTATATATAGTAAGAAACAAGTTGGCACTAAATGGCGGCGGTACACGGGCTCATTAGGAAACGGGAGGGAATTAGAAGTGATTGATTTGTCATCCCCTGCCAGACAGTTAAGTCAGTTTTAGGGGTGAGATGGCGGTAATAGGTTCCCTTTTATCCAATTTTTAGTACACATTAGTTTATTAACTATTAgagctgagcgagtatactcgctaaaggcaattgctcgagcgagcattgcccttagcgagtacctgcccgctcgagacaaaaggtttgggtgtcggcggcgggcagggagagcggggcggaacggaggggagatctctcttcctctctccccccccccccccgctcccccctgctgactgccgctactcaccgctccctcgcgccggcacccgaacctttcgtcttgagcgggcaggtactcgctaagggcaatgctcgctcgagcaattgcctttaccgagtatactcgctcatctcttttagCTATCCTTTTTGGCTGTTGAGTTAGACATGTTTTTTTGCTCTGAGCAATATGGCTttcttttttagcatttttacaCATACAGTAGTTATTGCGTTTTAagaattgtttataaaaatattagacttttaaaaaattctaccgTAATAATCTCTGGTAGTCATATAGCGCTGCTAGACTTTATATTTGATTTTTTTCACCATGTACTGTTAATTTTGTACTGATATGTCACTTATTTTTGGAGTAATTGGGCTTAATGCTACCCCAACGTCTGAGGGAAACTTGAAgaggtttttttaatgttttacatttttatagtCTGTCTTCCATAGATCAGAAAACGCCATTAAGAGACCTTATTAATTAATACAATTTCATTGTACCATAAATAGACCGGCAGCAACCTCCTGCAATTGGCATCCAGGAATTATGTCATAGTGTTGAGCAGTTATTGAAATATTGGGGTCGCTAGTATCCGGCCTGATTTACAAAAAATAATAGTGAATCAGAACAGACGATTCTCACTCATCCAATTCATTTCCATGAGAACAAAAATTGACTTCACAAGCATGTGTACATGACCAAGtcgtggctgcatctcccgtATTTTCGCTCATGCAGACAGtcgggctgcagcgtatattcGTCGCAGCCCCGAAGACCgtctcccttccttccccctctctgccccttgccaactATAGGCAAAGGGAGAGGACGGagtgggagctagtgtgttaaactcccaccccctctctgtccTTTGCCGGCAAGGGgctgagagggggagggagtttagcagagccgctgctaaactccctccctcctctcttttCCGGAAGCTctgataggctcccataggagtttatgggactGGTCAGAgtattccagcaaaagataggtccagacctatcttttccggttaGTGTTAAAGTGGCCAGCTGAAATGCGCATCGTGTGCGCTATTTTTTCAgttggtcgcgattttcggccggtgttttatcgcggcaaaatatcTGCAAtgaaacgctcgtgtgaataaagcctaaattcCATCAAGGGTAACATCAGcatgaactttaaaaaaaactccatccagatgttgaccTCGGTCGGATTTCAACcttcaacatagtaacatagtatgttaggctgaatgaagacaatgtccatctagttcagcctgtttcaacccccttgttgatccagaggaaggcaaaaaaaccccaagaggcagaagccaattagcctattcggggggggaaattccttcccgactccataatggtaactccagcactgcaaagcagcagcacgaacaactgagccaccatacctAAGGAGGAGCAGaacagcaagaataaacacaaagaacataAAGCCCCCAGCCAGATGTTGCACTTGGTCAGTTTGAATATAGAACTCCAGAGctgcaagacagcagtgctaTTAACCATGATTGGTCGTCCTATTCCAGAGATGGAAACAGAAAGACTCAAAGAGAGAAGTCCATGcggatgttgtccttggacagatttgatcCAAATGAAAGAAAGGCAGACAGCACTTACTGGTGGATGAACAAATTCCGACCCTGGCTCCGTGTGTCAGACAATGGTGCTCAGCCACAGTAATAGAATTTTTCAGATCTCCACATTGTAGAATGAATAGGCGGCACTTGCCAAAATAAAATCTACAGCAgttctttattttgtttcttgATACAAAATGTGCAGAAATAAGATGAAGGACGCAGACCACGGCTGTTTCATGTCAGATGACACATTGTCTAGCCTGCTGgagcagaacagacaagtgtggtggctcagttactGTGCTGCAATTGTAGTTTTCAGTCTGACCAAGGGCGATATCTGGATGgattttgctgttttttgtaTTCTTGCTGTTCTCCTACTTTGTATTGGACACACGTGTGGTGGCTCACCTGTTAATGCTTCTGCTGTGCAGGGCTGGAGTTGTAGATTCAAATCAGACCAAGGGCaacctctggatggagtttttcaaatatcatgcagatgttacccttTATGGAATTTGACCCTCGGACCCCAGCACTGAAGGGCAACATTGCTAAAAACTAAACCACATTAATAGAATAAAACACAAACATACCCCTTTTATTATTAaaatgttttttgggtttttttttatgtcgATTTTTGCTTAAAATCGGGTTGGAATCACCTGATACAAGTTTGCATAAATCAGTATGATTTTATCGCTTGGCCAATCTCAACGAGCAACACTGGTCACATGTTTACGGGGACCAATAGAATTAGCGCAATTGCAGCGTCTTGTAGCGTGACTCCGGACACGGGGCATACATTGAGGATCTGGGAGGGTacagtggtcacttgtcatggtggcacttaccaggctccctcccggaagGACACACGTAGCCTGAGCCAGAGCAgctctgggcctcttccggacacccctgctGCCCGGGTCAGTGGTCGACGCGTCACGGCCACATCTAACCTCTGCCGTTCTCGGAGAGTCGACGGTGAGTGCAAATGCGTCTCCCTTCCCGGCGCGCTTGCACACTCACCTTTGACTCTCCGTGGACGCCACAGCTTAGATGCGGCCAGGCCGGCGAGAGCGCACATGCACGCGCAGGAGCCACTAGAgccgctgggagatgacccctcacGCGGCACCTAAACAACGGAGGGACCAAGTACAACGGGATTAGGTGGGTATgccttgtttttttaacttttttctttccacaggttagacCTAAAGGGATGCTTgggcaggatgcaggtgagtataatttttcttATTTTGCTGACCGGGCCCCTTTAATCTGTTTAAAAGTCTTACATGACTTATACTGGCTGTATAAGCAATGTTAATAGAAGGTGGAATTTCACTTTAAGGCTATATTGTTTCACTTTTGGATACCCCACAAATAGTACTTGAGTTGAGATAAATTTTGGGGGAAGTTATATTCATGTATTTCATTATATCTACCCTGTTctccatcttttcttagaacatagaaattataaaaaaaaaacaacacagacaAATCCAAACCCAAATCTGCAAGTCTAACATGGGGATTTGCAAATGGTTTAATTTCACTGCAAATCCGTGTCAAAATGTtagccatgcagattttggttctGATTGGCATGGCGGAatatgttgcagaatattccagtaCATGTGAAAGCTCGCTAATATCCTAACACTGCATAAAATGAAATGAGGTAACATTGCCTTGACTGTTCTCTGTAACTTGTTTGGTTGGCATGAACTGTAGTAATGAAATATTGCAGACAAAGGAGGAGGAACTAAAGAAAAGACTGCGTGAAAGACCACCGACTGCCTTACCAAACATGACTCAGACAGAGGGGGATGGCTCTTCTTTAATGCTTGATGATGGACAAGAAGCTAAAGTCAGATCTCCAATGGAAACCTTAGATTCTGAGGCACTGGAAAAAGTAATCAGTGGACCGACTCAGAGCCCCGGCGCTGGAGACGAGGATAGTGAAAGAAGTGCTGTGGAATCAGACAACACCTATAACAATCACACCAATGACCAAAGTGATATCTTCTAATACAATGCTCTAAAGCTTAAAAGATTTTacagtttcagcaaataaagcAAATTCATTGTATAACGAAAATATATATGATTTTCTAATATATGCTTTGTGTAATAATTAATCACAGGTCCAACATCTCTTCATTGATTCGGACTCTCTGTATTGTTTTCTTCTACCACTGCAAGAAAATCTGTCCTGGTTCTGTGAAGATCACGCAGGACCACTGCTTGTTGTAGGTAAACACGGATGACACTACTGTAAGGCTCCTTTTAGATAGCATGACCTCATTTGCACAAGAGAAAGAACTCCTGACATgatcaccagctcgttcgctcCCATCCAGCCTCGGTAAACAGGCGCATTGACTTGTTCagcgagaatcgttcacttcttgttcagtgtttcacattcgtgTTTTAAacggaacgagaagtgaacgagccaacgatgatctttatgcctgcagaaactggacAAACAAGAATCgaacaattctcattcgtcattcagtcgttggctcgcgtttagaccgaacagttatcattcactttcgttcGGTTGAACACTTGTTGAACGATaattcttccatctaaaagcaccttcacTGTAACAAGCGGCGCACTTGTGAGAGCATGAAACGATCAGGACAGATTGTCTTCCCCTGCAAGTGAACAATACAGACTGCCATTTAGTTGCAACAAGCTGAGATATTGGAAACCATAAAGAATTACATATGGAGCCATAAAGAATTGTGAGATAACTTCTACAATGGATCTGCTGAAAGTGGACAAAACATGCCAAAAGCGTAGTAAGCattcgagatgagcgagcgtactcgctatggcaaactactcgagcgagtagtgccttattcgagtacctgcccgctcgtctctaaagattcaggtgtcggcagggggcggggagcggcaggggagagcggggaggaacggaggggagatctctctctccctcagcccccccccccccccgctccccgcccaccactggagcccgaatctttagagaagagcgggcaggtactcgcataaggcactattcgctcaagtagtttgccttagcgagtacgctcgctcatctctagcaagcatCTAAAGGCATCCAGGGTAAGACACTGAATGAACAGGTTTTCTTTCAGATATATACCTGCATAGATACATTTATTTGCATATACGGGACTCAGCAGACTAGAAACCCTGcgtttttgttttaaattttacCATTCTCATCCTAAAAACATTTGTGCCTGGCTCAGTAATTGTTCAAGCGGTCATGATTAAATTATTTTTCTAACAAATTGTATAGTTGGTTGGTTGTCATTTACCTACAGGTGAGTTGTAAATATAATTATGTAACCGTATATTGTTGAACATGACATAATAAAATGGAAGTGTTCTGTCCAAGCTGAGTGTCAAAGCACCACACTCCAACTGCACGAAAGCAGTATCCACATGGGACAAATTGAAGTACTAATGactacttgtccgtgagtgactgagtgagttacatgctctgctccTGATCGCATGATGGtggtgtcatcacaggtccttcatcgcgTGAGTTacaagctccgcccctgatcaaatGATGGTGAAGTCATCATAGGTCCTTTATCCCAACTACGATTTcccctcagcgagcagctgaatcactggagctctgaggtccgcccctgatcacaggtccttcaatattttgaccaacgcCAACCgtcctcacaggtccttcacttagttacatgtgatgatgtcattcactatattatactataagtggtgcattgcaccaccagaaaaactggtactataaataatactaatacctAGTATACCCTAACAAGTAATGCAGAAAACACAACAATCACCAATCAAACACAACAAGAGGAGAAAAACGTAAATCTAATCCTAAAGTGCTAAGATGGCAAATACCCTGCCAACGGCGGGCGATCGTCTTAATGAGGATAGCTTCATGTTCAGAACCTGGGCCCCCTAAACTGTCCCTAGGTGACAACCGGGAATCctaataaacagatggaaataactATTAGCACAACATTGTATAAGGAAGATATAACACCACTATATAAAACAAGAGCACCAGCAACGTATCTGACAAATGGCTGAACCCAGAAAGTTCAGACCAGATCTCTACCAACTTCAAATGAATAATCAGGTCTCTGCAAGAGGAGAGGTTGGAATATATATACTTCCATCATGGCCGATTAGACGGCCAGGGGAAACATAAAACACATGGGGATTATCAATATCAGACGCCCAAGAGGCCCTCTGCAATGACAGGAAACCAATAGGGATTTCCTACAAACAACACGTAAGGTACTAATGCAGTGACAGGACGCATGTGCCGAAAGCATGTTAACATGGGTTGGGCTGCTATGGCACCAGTCTGTTTCTACATcacggccaccatgccacgacactGTTGCAACCGTTGAGCGTAtaattaaaggctatggacacaaaATATTGCACcaattgtcttctgcagcttctgcatatcactgtgtacagacactgcagtctaaggcaAAATAGAAGAT encodes:
- the STMND1 gene encoding stathmin domain-containing protein 1, with amino-acid sequence MGCRSSRVLLVQPAAGSRSGWAERGEPESQPGTRNDQWKTGPAAQETLKINKDEVTLQKNIPSNARDGSAFSKGTLDSGVGLDEEGAGSHIPGTVAETVFSPRRVISLNNDISALNGEAVTRERQTSSDILEELMSEGILQSQSKVVKNGEAYNVLVDTPAKPLRKPPAKLEKLKIIKTNDKSLTKEDIEAKMKAAEERRKTKEEELKKRLRERPPTALPNMTQTEGDGSSLMLDDGQEAKVRSPMETLDSEALEKVISGPTQSPGAGDEDSERSAVESDNTYNNHTNDQSDIF